Proteins co-encoded in one Chloroflexota bacterium genomic window:
- a CDS encoding sulfite oxidase encodes MMKDQPTYGVLRGGATGLVAGGIAVAAMLGFGLLTGQITLAEVLAQTIAGVTPIDLIERMVITYGEAAKHALFASGIVGILIAGTVIGIVAGARRWPRATLVPVVLACAVVAAGLLLVAIFMGVLGSPNVSVAISMLVSLGITTGVYVMVLVAALPRPAQSDAQDDPDNARRAFLKNTALGIGALICGGGMLRWLADVVATPPRLAAQGIGTVPMDQATSDALVQALTDGVPGVSSEVTPNDRFYVVSKNVFRDPDVNAGSWRLQIKGQVDHPMTLTYQDVKNLPPVTQYLTLQCISNVIGGDLMGNALWRGASLADLLQQAGVRPGAVDVILRCADDYTDSIPIEKAMQPDTILAYEMNGEALPKIHGYPVRLLVPDIYGMKNVKWITEIEVVEYDYKGYWENRGWSDVAVMNITSRIDTPRNGRDVPAGASSFIGGVAVAGQRGIQQVEVSTDGGQTWAQAAIKPGLGQDTWVLWLYQWDVPLDDRGDHRVLVRATDGTGALQDATPRDTLPSGATGYHAISVRTT; translated from the coding sequence ATGATGAAGGACCAACCAACCTACGGCGTGCTGCGTGGCGGCGCGACCGGTCTCGTCGCCGGGGGAATTGCGGTGGCCGCCATGCTCGGGTTCGGGCTGTTGACGGGCCAGATCACCCTCGCCGAAGTACTTGCCCAGACGATCGCGGGCGTCACCCCCATCGATCTCATCGAGCGCATGGTGATTACTTACGGAGAGGCGGCAAAGCATGCCCTGTTCGCTTCCGGCATCGTCGGCATTCTGATTGCCGGGACGGTCATCGGAATCGTCGCCGGCGCGCGACGGTGGCCGCGAGCGACGCTCGTCCCAGTTGTCCTGGCGTGCGCGGTAGTCGCCGCTGGCCTGCTCCTCGTCGCCATCTTCATGGGCGTCCTCGGCTCACCGAACGTCAGCGTGGCTATCTCGATGCTCGTGAGCCTGGGGATTACCACCGGCGTCTACGTGATGGTTCTCGTTGCCGCTTTGCCTCGGCCCGCGCAATCCGACGCGCAGGACGATCCCGACAACGCCCGGCGCGCCTTTCTCAAGAACACGGCCTTGGGGATCGGCGCGCTGATCTGTGGTGGCGGTATGCTGCGGTGGCTCGCCGACGTCGTCGCGACGCCACCACGCCTCGCCGCGCAGGGGATCGGAACGGTGCCCATGGATCAAGCGACGAGCGACGCGCTGGTCCAGGCGCTTACCGACGGCGTCCCCGGCGTGTCCTCCGAGGTCACGCCCAATGATCGGTTCTACGTCGTTTCCAAGAACGTATTCCGCGACCCAGATGTGAACGCCGGTTCCTGGCGGCTGCAGATCAAAGGCCAGGTCGACCACCCGATGACACTCACGTACCAGGACGTGAAGAACCTGCCGCCAGTGACCCAGTATCTGACCCTCCAGTGCATCAGCAATGTCATTGGCGGCGACTTGATGGGGAATGCCCTCTGGCGCGGCGCGTCCCTCGCCGACCTCCTCCAGCAAGCGGGTGTGCGACCGGGCGCCGTCGACGTCATCCTCCGGTGCGCCGACGACTACACGGACAGCATCCCCATCGAGAAGGCAATGCAGCCGGACACGATCCTCGCCTATGAGATGAACGGCGAGGCGCTTCCCAAGATCCACGGCTATCCGGTCCGCCTCCTCGTGCCTGACATCTACGGAATGAAGAACGTCAAGTGGATCACGGAGATCGAGGTAGTGGAGTACGACTACAAGGGCTACTGGGAGAATCGCGGGTGGAGCGACGTGGCGGTGATGAACATCACGTCGCGCATCGACACGCCGCGGAACGGGCGGGACGTCCCGGCCGGGGCGAGCAGCTTTATCGGCGGGGTCGCGGTTGCCGGCCAGCGCGGGATCCAGCAGGTCGAGGTGAGCACGGACGGCGGCCAGACGTGGGCTCAGGCTGCGATCAAACCGGGGCTGGGGCAGGACACGTGGGTGCTGTGGCTCTACCAGTGGGACGTCCCACTCGACGACCGGGGCGACCATCGCGTGCTGGTGCGGGCGACGGACGGGACCGGCGCGCTCCAGGACGCCACG
- a CDS encoding M24 family metallopeptidase: protein MRASATESALPSFSTAERDRRWARVRQLMVENGIDVLLAPPNTGSNDKYQADARYLTQFGLNGEQVACIFPLNGKVIGFGGPSTRMIPRWMEDVRTPRRAFNDAIVGALKEIGADGATIGICGLKAGVISLMRAPDGVVGANLMDAIRREFPRARIVSATDVIGEARITKSAEEIDFLTKATELAEAALEALLRVARPGVTENACNAAMMAAEIERDGTLPFLIAWDSGPIGHLSGRLTQPARRVLNDGDVILQEIEGRWAGYTAQIDQSTFVGRVPDACRDAWKVAVESFERAVAAMRPGVTYGQLIEVCAATPRVSGWGARVVLHGRGLGDEGPLITTPPYPPGILERPLQEGNVFVIKPAVERATDEGSVARFGDVVAVTATGARRLGTRSQEFAHYNVGV from the coding sequence ATGCGGGCCAGCGCCACCGAATCCGCGCTTCCCAGCTTCTCCACGGCCGAGCGGGACCGCCGGTGGGCTCGCGTGCGGCAGCTCATGGTCGAGAATGGGATCGACGTGCTGCTGGCACCTCCCAACACGGGTAGCAACGACAAGTACCAGGCCGATGCCCGATATTTGACGCAGTTCGGCCTCAACGGCGAGCAGGTCGCTTGCATCTTTCCGTTGAATGGCAAGGTGATCGGCTTTGGTGGCCCCAGCACCAGAATGATCCCGCGCTGGATGGAAGACGTGCGCACGCCTCGGCGCGCCTTCAACGACGCGATCGTCGGCGCCCTCAAGGAGATCGGCGCCGACGGCGCGACCATCGGGATCTGCGGTCTAAAGGCGGGCGTCATCTCCCTGATGCGGGCTCCGGACGGGGTGGTCGGCGCGAACCTAATGGACGCGATCCGCCGGGAGTTCCCGCGGGCCCGAATCGTGAGCGCGACGGACGTCATCGGCGAGGCGCGCATCACGAAGAGCGCGGAGGAGATCGACTTCTTGACGAAGGCTACGGAGCTGGCAGAGGCCGCCCTCGAGGCTTTGCTGCGCGTGGCGCGCCCAGGCGTGACCGAGAACGCGTGCAACGCCGCGATGATGGCCGCCGAGATCGAGCGCGACGGCACGCTGCCCTTCCTCATTGCATGGGACTCCGGACCCATCGGCCACCTCTCCGGTCGGCTCACCCAGCCCGCGCGTCGCGTGCTGAACGATGGCGACGTCATCCTGCAGGAGATCGAGGGACGCTGGGCCGGGTACACCGCGCAGATCGACCAGTCGACCTTCGTCGGCCGCGTGCCCGACGCCTGTCGAGACGCGTGGAAGGTGGCGGTCGAATCGTTCGAGCGCGCGGTGGCGGCGATGAGGCCGGGCGTGACGTACGGCCAGCTTATCGAGGTATGCGCTGCCACGCCCAGGGTGAGCGGATGGGGCGCGCGCGTCGTCCTTCACGGGCGCGGACTCGGCGACGAGGGGCCGCTCATCACGACCCCGCCGTACCCGCCCGGGATCCTCGAGCGACCGCTGCAGGAGGGCAACGTGTTCGTCATCAAGCCGGCCGTGGAGCGGGCGACCGACGAGGGAAGCGTGGCCCGCTTCGGTGACGTGGTGGCCGTGACGGCGACGGGCGCGCGCAGGCTCGGCACGCGCAGCCAGGAGTTCGCGCACTACAACGTCGGCGTGTAG
- a CDS encoding response regulator transcription factor — MTAPRTRASTILVVDDEPMVVEVVERYLRREGFGVVTACDGERALSAACDPRNPPDLVVLDVMLPGIQGVELCRRLREERGMRVPIILLTARGEEDDRIGGLTAGADDYVVKPFSPGELVARVKAQLRRVEMDATFVGAGGALVGGDIVLDPATRSCRVRGNPVALTPKEFDLLHYFMTRPGQIVARDELLDRIWDTTFLGYQGTVTVHVRRLREKVERDPDRPAHIKTIWGMGYKFDPDTAP, encoded by the coding sequence ATGACAGCGCCGCGGACCAGGGCGTCCACGATCCTCGTCGTCGACGACGAGCCGATGGTGGTCGAGGTTGTCGAGCGATACCTACGCCGCGAGGGGTTCGGCGTCGTGACCGCCTGTGACGGCGAGCGCGCGCTGAGCGCCGCGTGCGACCCGCGGAACCCACCCGACCTGGTGGTGTTGGACGTCATGTTGCCGGGGATCCAGGGCGTGGAGCTGTGTCGCCGGCTCCGCGAGGAGCGCGGCATGCGGGTGCCGATCATCCTCCTCACCGCGCGCGGTGAGGAGGATGATCGGATCGGCGGGCTGACGGCAGGCGCCGACGACTACGTGGTCAAGCCGTTCAGTCCCGGCGAGCTGGTCGCCCGCGTGAAGGCCCAGCTTCGGCGCGTCGAGATGGACGCCACGTTCGTGGGAGCCGGCGGCGCCCTCGTTGGCGGCGACATCGTGCTCGATCCGGCCACGCGGTCGTGTCGTGTTCGCGGCAATCCGGTTGCGCTTACGCCCAAGGAGTTCGACCTGCTGCACTACTTCATGACGCGACCCGGCCAGATCGTGGCCCGGGACGAGCTGCTCGACCGGATCTGGGACACGACGTTCCTCGGCTACCAGGGGACCGTCACCGTCCACGTGCGTCGCCTGCGCGAGAAGGTGGAGCGCGACCCGGACCGTCCGGCCCACATCAAGACGATCTGGGGCATGGGATACAAGTTCGACCCGGACACGGCCCCGTGA
- a CDS encoding DUF429 domain-containing protein, whose protein sequence is MAIGRRAPTPFVGVDLTADARPTDLAALNRGGTVVSFSQAVTDDELSEALRGLGARVAAVDSPMGLPAGLCCLEESCACAPTGGTGRSAERELAKLGIPCFWTTKRSIIKRMVYRAIRLKSRWEDEGIEVIEVFPYAVKRIMLGRALPKKSTPDGVARLVAGARAALPECRWPDYWAPGHDQLDALYCAITARLYALGETEALGDPAEVPIIIPRRPVRSRAE, encoded by the coding sequence ATGGCGATTGGACGACGCGCCCCAACGCCCTTCGTCGGCGTCGATCTGACCGCAGACGCGCGCCCGACGGATCTGGCCGCGCTGAACCGCGGCGGGACCGTCGTGTCCTTCAGCCAGGCGGTGACCGACGACGAGCTGTCCGAGGCCCTTCGCGGCCTCGGGGCGCGCGTGGCCGCGGTGGACTCGCCGATGGGCCTCCCGGCCGGTCTCTGCTGCCTCGAGGAGAGCTGCGCGTGCGCGCCGACCGGCGGGACGGGGCGCAGCGCCGAGCGCGAGCTGGCGAAGCTGGGCATCCCCTGTTTCTGGACGACCAAGCGCTCCATCATCAAGCGCATGGTGTATCGGGCCATCCGCCTGAAGTCACGCTGGGAGGATGAGGGCATCGAGGTGATCGAGGTGTTTCCCTACGCGGTGAAGCGCATCATGCTGGGGCGGGCCCTGCCGAAGAAGTCGACGCCGGACGGCGTCGCGCGGCTGGTGGCGGGCGCTCGAGCCGCGCTGCCCGAGTGCCGCTGGCCCGATTACTGGGCGCCGGGGCACGACCAGCTCGACGCGCTGTACTGCGCGATCACCGCGCGGCTCTACGCCCTCGGCGAGACCGAGGCGCTCGGCGACCCGGCGGAGGTGCCCATCATCATCCCGCGCCGCCCTGTCAGGTCGCGAGCGGAATGA
- a CDS encoding HAMP domain-containing sensor histidine kinase: MSRRALAASAAVVATALIAALVYARAGMGAPPSDVQALAIFLLASGAGSYVIGAFAVGWLGPRLPSLRLRLLVAYGSGLVVVLAVVAATSVLMFLSGHDLSLLLLLLAFATVVSLAFGYSVASGLTDEIAALTRTSQRLAQGDWGARVATSGSDELAQLGAAFDRMASQLQQMFQRERDLETARRDLIAGVSHDLRTPLATAQAMVESILDGVVAEPSEVTRFLRLIRADVLLLSRLIDDLFELSQIEVGALHLDIEPTALPQLIIDTIEAYRAQAGERGIAFEWAVDPSLPLVAADPPRLQRVLRNLLDNAQRYTGSGGSVRVEAQPDGTSARITVADTGPGLPTEDAQRVFDRFYQGEGPTSRQEGAAKHRGAGLGLAIARGLVEAHGGRIWVEPRDPVGTSFHFLIPLAT; encoded by the coding sequence GTGAGTCGTCGGGCGCTCGCCGCGAGCGCGGCCGTCGTCGCGACCGCCCTCATCGCCGCCCTGGTCTATGCCCGGGCCGGCATGGGCGCGCCTCCTTCGGACGTGCAGGCCCTGGCCATATTCCTCCTGGCGAGCGGCGCCGGGTCGTACGTCATCGGGGCCTTCGCCGTCGGCTGGCTCGGACCACGGCTCCCCAGCCTCCGCCTGCGACTGCTCGTCGCCTACGGCTCGGGCCTCGTCGTCGTGTTGGCCGTGGTAGCCGCCACGTCCGTCCTCATGTTCCTGAGCGGCCACGACCTCTCGTTGCTTCTCCTATTGCTGGCCTTCGCCACCGTTGTGTCCCTCGCGTTCGGCTACAGCGTCGCGAGCGGGCTCACCGACGAGATCGCCGCTCTCACCCGCACCTCTCAGCGCCTCGCCCAGGGCGACTGGGGCGCCCGGGTGGCGACCAGCGGGTCGGATGAGCTGGCCCAGCTCGGCGCGGCGTTCGACCGTATGGCAAGTCAGCTCCAACAGATGTTCCAGCGTGAGCGGGACCTCGAGACGGCACGGCGTGACCTCATCGCCGGCGTCTCCCACGATCTTCGAACGCCTCTCGCCACGGCGCAGGCAATGGTCGAGTCGATCCTCGACGGCGTGGTCGCGGAGCCGTCGGAGGTCACGCGCTTCCTTCGGTTGATCCGCGCGGACGTGCTCTTGCTGAGTCGACTCATCGACGACCTTTTCGAGCTGAGCCAGATCGAGGTCGGAGCGCTGCACCTCGACATCGAGCCGACGGCGCTGCCCCAGCTCATCATCGACACCATCGAGGCGTATCGCGCGCAGGCAGGGGAGCGTGGAATCGCGTTCGAGTGGGCCGTCGATCCGAGCCTGCCCCTCGTCGCCGCGGATCCGCCGCGTCTTCAGCGCGTGCTCCGCAACCTGCTCGACAACGCGCAACGCTACACCGGCTCGGGCGGCTCCGTGCGCGTGGAGGCGCAACCGGATGGGACGTCGGCGCGCATTACGGTGGCGGATACCGGGCCCGGCCTGCCGACCGAGGACGCCCAGCGGGTGTTCGATCGCTTCTATCAGGGCGAGGGACCGACCTCCCGCCAGGAAGGCGCGGCGAAACACCGCGGCGCCGGGCTCGGGCTCGCTATCGCGCGCGGCCTCGTGGAGGCGCACGGCGGGCGCATCTGGGTCGAGCCGCGCGACCCGGTCGGCACCAGCTTCCACTTCCTCATTCCGCTCGCGACCTGA